The genomic DNA GATTTCGAATACGGTGTGCGCTCCGCGTCGATATTCTTTCATCCGCAGACATTACCACAGCTCCGCCAAAACGTGCTAAAGCCGTCGCCTAAAGGCGAGGGCTTCAACCCTCCCAGAGTGGGACAGTAACACCCTGCAGGCAAAAAGTCTTGCCGCGCTTTGACAGCTAACGGCTATTCGTGGGAACAATAACAAACTTATGTCGGCAGAAGATTCCCAAACTGTGTCGCGGGTCGACACCGCCTCGGCCGCCGTCCACAAAAAGCCGCGACTCACCGACTCTTTGAGCGCGCTGCGCCACCGCAATTACCGGCTCTACTGGTTTGGTCAGCTATCCTCGGTGATGGCGCAAAATATCGAATTCGTCGCCCAAAGCTGGCTCGTCTTGGAGCTGACCAGCTCGCCCTTGCTGCTCGGTCTGACAGGTCTGAGCCAGGCGATTCCGACGATTGCACTTACGCTGGTCGGCGGCGTCATCGCCGACCGGGCCGACCGCCGGCGTATTATGGTCGCCGCCCAGGCGATCATCGCCCTGCTCTATTTCGTCCTTGCGACACTCGTCGCGACCCACACTGTGGCGCAGTGGCATGTCATGGCGATCGCTTTTCTTTCCGGCGCCGTGCGCGCCTTTGACCGGCCGAGCCGTTTGGCCCTGTTGCCGCACATGGTGCCTAAGGAAGATATTCCCAACGCGGTTGCCATCGGCGGCACGATCTGGCAGCTCTGCAAATTCACCGGCCCGGCCGCTGCGGGGCTTTGTATTTATCTCTTCGGTGTCGCTTTCACGTATTACCTTTGCTTCGCCGCGTCGTTCACCTCCTTGATCTTATGGATCATGCTTCGATTGGCGCGCCACATCGCGCCGACCGCCGCGGGCGGCCTTTTGCAGCACATGAGGGACGGTTTGAGCTTCATCCGCCAAAACGAAATCTATTATACGTTTATCGGCCTGACCTTTTTCAACAGCGTTTTCGGCATGTCCCACGTCACGCTGATGCCGATCTTCGCCCGCGACATCTTGCAGGTAGGCTCGCGCGGTTTTGGCTTTTTGCAAAGCAGCGCCGGCGCCGGCGCGCTGGCCGGAACTTTCCTTGCCGCCTACCTGTCGCATAGCGGCCGCCGCGTTTTGCAGACCGCCGTTGGCGCCACGCTATTTGGCACCATCTTGATGCTCTTCGCTTTTTCTTCGTCCTATCCGTTGTCGCTGGCGCTAGTCTTCGGCTTGGGCATGACCAGCCAGTTTTACATGACCTGCGTAAACCAGACCTTGCAGTTAAATCTGCCCGAGGAACTGCGCGGGCGCGTCATGGGCATCTCCGGCCTAGCCTGGGAACTGATGCCGCTGGGCGGCACCATCGCTGGAGGCGTTGCCGAATTTGCCGGCGCTCCCGTGGCGGTAGCGTTCGGCGGCGCCATGGTGGCTAGCACCGCGTTGGCGATCATCTTATCGCGGCAAAAAATGAAGCGTTTGGATAATTACTGAGTTAGGCGAACGATGGCCGAGAGAAAAGCAAAAAAGAAATCAGGCGCGCCCAAGAAGCGGCGCAAGCCCGCCGGCAAGTCATCGGGTCTCGAAGCTAGTGAATTGCTCTGCGGCACAAAACCGGAAAACGTTCAGACGCTGGAACGCGAAATCCGCTCCGATGGCGGCGCGCTCCTAACCTCCTACCGCGAACCCTTTGGCGGCCATTGGCTCGTCATCGCGGCGCTGCCCATCGACAAAGTCGAACCGACGCCCTATCAGCGCAATCTCTCCGACACCCACGTGCGCAAGCTCGAAGGCGTTATCGCCAAGCTCAGCCGCTTTCTCGACCCGATCGTCGCCGTGCGCAAGGAAGTCCGTGATAGCGCGACGCGCTACTGGACGCCCAACGGCAACCACAGGTTGTCGGCGATGAAAACCCTCGGCGCCAAAAGCATTATTGCCATCGTCGTGCCCGAGGCGGCGACGGCTTACCAGATCCTCGCGCTCAATACCGAAAAAGCCCACAACCTGCGCGAGCGCGCCTTGGAAGTGATTCGCATGTATGACGAGCTAGCCACCCTTGACGACGCCAGCGAAGAATCCTACGCCCTCGAATTCGAAGAAGCCGCGCTGATCACGCTGGGTCTTTGCTATCTCGACAATGGCCGGTTCAGCGGCGGTGCCTACCATCCGATCTTGCGCCGTTCGGATCAGTTCCTGAAAAAATCTCTGCGCCAAGCACTTGACACCCGGCG from Deltaproteobacteria bacterium includes the following:
- a CDS encoding MFS transporter encodes the protein MSAEDSQTVSRVDTASAAVHKKPRLTDSLSALRHRNYRLYWFGQLSSVMAQNIEFVAQSWLVLELTSSPLLLGLTGLSQAIPTIALTLVGGVIADRADRRRIMVAAQAIIALLYFVLATLVATHTVAQWHVMAIAFLSGAVRAFDRPSRLALLPHMVPKEDIPNAVAIGGTIWQLCKFTGPAAAGLCIYLFGVAFTYYLCFAASFTSLILWIMLRLARHIAPTAAGGLLQHMRDGLSFIRQNEIYYTFIGLTFFNSVFGMSHVTLMPIFARDILQVGSRGFGFLQSSAGAGALAGTFLAAYLSHSGRRVLQTAVGATLFGTILMLFAFSSSYPLSLALVFGLGMTSQFYMTCVNQTLQLNLPEELRGRVMGISGLAWELMPLGGTIAGGVAEFAGAPVAVAFGGAMVASTALAIILSRQKMKRLDNY
- a CDS encoding chromosome partitioning protein ParB, translated to MAERKAKKKSGAPKKRRKPAGKSSGLEASELLCGTKPENVQTLEREIRSDGGALLTSYREPFGGHWLVIAALPIDKVEPTPYQRNLSDTHVRKLEGVIAKLSRFLDPIVAVRKEVRDSATRYWTPNGNHRLSAMKTLGAKSIIAIVVPEAATAYQILALNTEKAHNLRERALEVIRMYDELATLDDASEESYALEFEEAALITLGLCYLDNGRFSGGAYHPILRRSDQFLKKSLRQALDTRRERAKALMNLDRTVVEKVDALKAKGLTSPYLKSFVVARINPLRFRPKEAAPLGFDEVLERMQSAAAKLNVDKVKVEDLAKSGGAPED